The Mauremys reevesii isolate NIE-2019 linkage group 13, ASM1616193v1, whole genome shotgun sequence genome contains a region encoding:
- the LOC120379950 gene encoding olfactory receptor 6N1-like → MQSAANTEWGNQSSITAFIFLGFENIQELRVLLFLVFLVIYIVTVTGNMLIIALVMVDQHLHTPMYYFLGNLACLETCYTSTILPRLLSSLLTGDRTISVMGCITQMYFFGSLAAAECYILAAMSYDRYLAICKPLHYATCMTGRFCLQLTAGSWISGLLAISVIVSFVSQLTFCGPNEIDHFFCELTLVIKLSCSDTNVVEFVAFLFASIFTLPPFLLTIISYVLIIATILRISSVTGKQKAFSTCSSHLIVVTIFYGTLMIAYVLPKNNTLRDLNKLFSVFYTVLTPMVNPLIYSLRNKDVKQALKKYASMFLAFPRMQTIRANPFRITPS, encoded by the coding sequence ATGCAATCAGCGGCAAACACTGAGTGGGGAAATCAGTCGAGCATCACAGCATTCATCTTCCTGGGATTTGAGAATATTCAGGAACTGCGAGTTCTTCTCTTCCTGGTATTTCTAGTGATCTACATTGTGACCGTGACTGGGAACATGCTCATCATTGCTCTAGTTATGGttgatcagcaccttcacacccccatgtactacTTCCTGGGGAATTTGgcctgcttggagacctgctacacctccaccatcctgcccaggctgctttccagtctcctgactggggacagaaccatCTCTGTCATGGGCTGTATtacacaaatgtatttttttggtTCTTTGGCAGCTGCAGAATGTTACATCCTCGCAGcaatgtcttatgatcggtatcTGGCAATATGTAAACCGCTGCATTATGCTACCTGTATGACAGGCAGGTTCTGCCTTCAGCTCACAGCTGGGTCTTGGATAAGTGGATTACTCGCTATTAGCGTAATAGTGTCATTCGTGTCACAGTTAACTTTCTGTGGCCccaatgaaattgaccatttcttttgtgaGCTCACTCTGGTGATAaaactctcctgcagtgacaccaACGTGGTGGAATTTGTAGCATTCCTTTTTGCCTCCATTTTCACTCTGCCCCCATTTCTATTAACCATTATCTCCTATGTTCTTATTATAGCCACCATCCTGAGAATCTCTTCCGTCACTGGAAAGCAAAAGgcattttccacctgctcctctcacctcatagTTGTTACAATTTTTTACGGGACACTAATGATTGCCTATGTGTTACCGAAAAACAACACACTCAGAGATTTAAACAAATTGTTTTCTGTCTTCTACACTGTCTTAACTCCTATGGTCAATCCCCTTATATATAGCCTGAGAAACAAAGATGTAAAGCAGGCTCTGAAAAAATATGCCAGTATGTTTTTGGCTTTCCCAAGAATGCAGACAATCAGAGCAAATCCATTCAGGATAACACCAAGTTGa